Proteins found in one Methylobacterium sp. CB376 genomic segment:
- a CDS encoding phasin codes for MNTTPNYEIPAEMRDFAEKSVDQARKAFDSFISAARKTADTIQGSAEVARTNAQTMSTRSFAFAEQNVNAAFDLAQKLVRSRDVQEAMQHQAEFLRSQFAAIQSQAKEFGSMTQSAMQQSAENAKAAMQQGVDAAKSATNDVTHNAS; via the coding sequence ATGAACACCACCCCGAACTACGAGATTCCGGCCGAGATGCGCGACTTCGCGGAGAAGAGCGTCGACCAGGCCCGGAAGGCGTTCGACTCGTTCATCAGCGCGGCCCGCAAGACGGCCGACACGATCCAGGGTTCGGCGGAAGTGGCCCGGACGAATGCGCAGACCATGTCGACGCGCAGCTTCGCCTTCGCGGAGCAGAACGTGAATGCCGCCTTCGACCTCGCCCAGAAGCTCGTCCGCTCCCGCGACGTGCAGGAGGCGATGCAGCACCAAGCCGAGTTCCTCCGCAGCCAGTTCGCGGCGATCCAGTCGCAGGCCAAGGAGTTCGGCAGCATGACCCAGTCGGCCATGCAGCAGAGCGCCGAGAATGCCAAGGCGGCGATGCAGCAGGGCGTCGACGCCGCGAAGAGCGCCACCAACGACGTGACGCACAACGCCTCCTGA